In Dryobates pubescens isolate bDryPub1 chromosome 15, bDryPub1.pri, whole genome shotgun sequence, the following proteins share a genomic window:
- the LOC104299515 gene encoding M1-specific T cell receptor beta chain-like, translated as MVPSWFFVAILAPIGQALHQSPDMVVRVGDSLTLDCSRKTKDFFTMYWYKLPVGKDAALQLVVWSLEGRPAEIEEKFRSHVQSNGTKDSRLSMKIDHALLNDSGTYFCAEQDTHPYFNLAFGSGTKLTVIGKNDKIIPPAVAIFSPSKQEIQQKKKATLVCLASGFYPDYVNLVWKVNGAERTEGVGTDEFSTQNGSTYSLTSRLRISAYEWSNPLNNFECVAKFFENGTSGSIRKSIYGDAGCALTEESYLRYGNSLKLTYLVLCGKALLYAIFLSALLWRVKLALVAKKILVNQGQLSVNAFVYCRDLCNNYTDAEKSSSFLREAQHTLFEVYLLKADRKFQTESGGSFLS; from the exons GGCCATACTGGCCCCTATAG gCCAGGCACTCCATCAGTCACCAGACATGGTTGTTCGAGTGGGAGACTCTCTCACTCTGGACTGTTCCCGAAAGACAAAAGACTTCTTCACCATGTACTGGTACAAATTGCCTGTGGGGAaggatgctgctctgcagttGGTTGTATGGTCACTGGAAGGTAGGCCAGCAGAGATTGAGGAGAAATTCAGAAGCCACGTACAGAGCAATGGGACTAAGGACAGCCGCTTATCTATGAAGATAGATCATGCCCTGCTCAATGACTCAGGCACATACTTCTGTGCTGAGCAAGACACACA CCCATACTTC AACCTCGCTTTTGGCAGTGGCACCAAACTTACAGTAATAG GGAAGAATGATAAGATCAtacctccagctgtggccatATTTTCCCCCTCAAAACAAGAGATCCAACAGAAGAAGAAGGCCACGCTGGTATGCCTGGCCTCTGGCTTCTACCCTGATTACGTGAATTTGGTCTGGAAGGTGAATGGTGCTGAAAGGACAGAAGGGGTGGGAACAGATGAGTTTTCCACACAGAATGGGAGTACCTACTCACTGACCAGCAGATTGAGGATCTCAGCCTATGAGTGGTCCAACCCTTTGAATAATTTTGAGTGTGTTGCCAAGTTTTTTGAGAATGGAACATCGGGATCGATACGCAAATCCATCTATGGTGATGCTG GTTGTGCACTCACAGAAG AGTCCTATTTGCGGTATGGAAATTCTCTGAAGCTCACTTACCTCGTGCTCTGCGGCAAAGCCTTGCTCTATGCAATTTTCCTgagtgctctgctgtggagagtcAAG CTTGCTTTGGTAGCAAAGAAAATTTTGGTGAATCAAGGTCAGCTGTCAGTTAATGCATTTGTTTATTG CAGAGATCTCTGCAACAACTACACTGATGCTGAAAAATCAAGCTCCTTCCTGCGAGAAGCTCAACACACTTTGTTTGAAGTCTATCTATTGAAAGCAGACAGAAAGTTTCAAACTGAGTCAGGTGGAAGTTTTCTGTCATGA
- the LOC104299472 gene encoding trypsin I-P1-like, whose protein sequence is MKHLLLLAFVGVAVAYPISGDDDDDKIVGGYTCAENSVPYQVSLNSGYHFCGGSLISSQWVLSAAHCYKSRIQVQLGKHNLAATESTQQFINSAKVIRHSGYSGSTLDNDIMLIKLATPAQLNRAVQTIPLPTSCVQAGTTCLISGWGNTLSSGINYPDTLQCLKAPVLPASDCSQAYPGQITRNMICVGFLEGGKDSCQGDSGGPVVCNGQLQGIVSWGIGCAKKGYPGVYTKVCNYVSWIESTITAN, encoded by the exons ATGAAGCACTTACTGCTGCTCGCCTTTGTGGGTGTGGCTG TTGCCTATCCCATCAGCGGTGATGATGACGATGACAAGATCGTGGGAGGCTACACCTGTGCGGAGAACTCTGTTCCCTATCAGGTGTCCCTGAATTCTGGCTATCACTTCTGTGGAGGTTCCCTCATCAGCAGCCAGTGGGTCCTGTCAGCTGCTCACTGCTACAAGTC tcgTATCCAAGTGCAGCTTGGCAAACACAACCTGGCCGCCACGGAATCCACTCAGCAGTTCATTAATTCCGCTAAAGTCATCCGCCACTCCGGCTACAGCGGCTCGACACTGGACAATGACATCATGCTCATCAAGCTTGCCACACCAGCCCAGCTCAACAGAGCTGTCCAGACAATTCCTCTGCCTACTTCCTGTGTGCAAGCAGGCACCACATGCCTCATCTCTGGCTGGGGCAACACACTCAGCAGCGGCA TTAACTACCCAGACAccctgcagtgcctgaaggctCCTGTACTCCCTGCAAGCGACTGCTCCCAAGCCTACCCTGGGCAAATCACAAGGAACATGATATGCGTAGGATTcctggagggaggaaaagactCCTGCCAG GGCGATTCTGGCGGTCCAGTAGTCTGCAatgggcagctccagggcatTGTTTCCTGGGGGATTGGCTGTGCAAAGAAAGGCTATCCTGGAGTTTACACCAAGGTCTGCAATTACGTCTCCTGGATCGAGTCAACCATCACTGCCAACTGA